CCTGGCACTGCTGGCGGGCTATCTTGCCGGTCACGGAACGGTCCACCTTGTTGGTGAGCCAGTCCTTCGATGCCACAGCCTCAAGCGAGAGTGTGTCGGCTACATATTTCTCGATATCCTTTTCGTTGTAGGGCACATCCTTGTAGGTGGTCTCTACAGTGCTGTCGGTGAGAGTCGTTTTGGGCGACGAGCCGAACATGTCGCTCATTGCCAGGTCTATGGGCTTAACGCCGTCCTTCTGCTCGAATACGAAGCGGTGGTCGCCTGTGGTCTCGCCCACCACATACATCGGGGCGCGTTCGCGCTCTGCGATGGTCCTCACATAGTCGAGATCCTCCTTTTTCAGCACCATGCCCATGCGCTCCTGGCTCTCGTTGCCTATTATCTCTTTTGACGAGAGAGTCTTGTCTCCTATCGGTAGTGCATCGATCTCGATCTTGCCTCCGGTCTCCTCTACAAGCTCCGAGAGAGCGTTGAGGTGACCGCCTGCACCATGGTCATGGATCGACACTATAGGGTTGTTGTCATTCTCGGCGAGTGCGCGTATCACGTTTGACACTCGCTTCTGCATCTCGGGGTTGGCACGCTGCACGGCATTCAGTTCTATGCCCGATGCATACTGCCCTGTCTCTACCGACGACACTGCTCCGCCGCCCATGCCGATACGGTAATTGTCACCGCCCATCACCACCACGGCCTCTCCGGCCTCGGGGGTGCCCTTGATGGCATCCTTTGCAGCGGCATAGCCCACACCTCCGGCAAGCATTATCACCTTGTCGTAGGCATACATCTTTCCGTTCTCGTCATGCTCGAATGTCAGGAGCGAGCCGCATATCAGAGGCTGGCCATACTTGTTGCCGAAATCCGAAGCTCCGTTCGAAGCTTTGATGAGGATCTCTGCGGGGGTCTGGTAGAGCCACGCACGGGGATTCATCATAAGCTCCCACGCATGCTCCCCTAAGCGGGGATATGAGGTCATATACACAGCAGTGCCGGCAAGGGGTAGCGATGCGCGTCCTCCGCCCAGACGGTCGCGGATCTCGCCGCCGCTGCCTGTGGCTGCTCCGTTGAACGGCTCCACTGTTGTCGGGAAGTTATGGGTCTCTGCCTTGAGTGAGAGCACAGTGGGGAGGTCACGCACCTCAAAATAGTCGGGGCGTTCCGGATGGGTAGGGTAGAACTGTGCCACAGTCGGGCCCTCCACGAATGCCACATTATCCTTGTACGCCGACACCAGGCGGTTGGGATTCTCCTTCGATGTCTTTTTGATGAGCTGGAACAGCGACATTGGCTTCTCCTCGCCGTCAATCACAAACGAGCCCCCGAATATCTTGTGGCGGCAGTGCTCGCTGTTCACCTGCGAGAATCCGAACACCTCGCTGTCCGTGAGCTCACGTCCGAGCTTCTCGGCGAGCTGACGCAGATAATCCTCCTCCTCCTTCGAGAGCGCGAGTCCCTCACGCTTGTTGTACTCGGTTATGTCGGCTATGTGCTCTATGGGAGCAGCGACTGTCGAAGTGCTGAACACTCGTGAGTTCAGTCCGTCATACAGGCGGGAGAGCATCTTGTCAAATGCTGGCTCCTCCTCGGTGGTGCGGTGAAACTCCTCGATGCGGGTGATCCCCTCAAGGCCCATATTCAGAGTGATCTCCACCGCATTGGTGCTCCAGGGGGTGATCATCTCCTTGCGGGGACCTACGAAACGCCCCTTCACTGATGTGGAGCTGAGGGGGGTGGCTCCGTCAAAGAGCCATGTGAGTTTGGCAGCCTCCTCGGCGGAGAACTTGTGATTCGTCTCTACGGCGTAGATCAGATTCGCGCCTTTCTTAAAAAATACGACCATAAGTAGCTGGCTATGTCTGTGATTGGTTTAAATCAGTTCAATGACACAAAATTACAACAAATCTCCCACCCAGCCAAATTTTTCCATCCCCATCCGCCCTGTTTGCATTTTGTCGGAGAATTGCTCTCCGCCGTTGGGGCTCAACGTTATATCCGGGTTTAAGAATCATGCAAGGAACAAATGGTTCATAAAAACGTTTGTTTTTCGCAATAACGGACTTTGAATTATATGCAGGATGAATAGAATCTCATGTATTTATATTAACTTTGTTTCATCAATGGCACCATGAATACATGGAAGAGTTTAACCCTTACATATTCTGTTTTAGGGTTGAAAGCAAAGAGACACTAAATTTCAAGGGAATACACTGGATGTCAGCGAAAATGTATAACTTTGCGTATTGGCATATACGCCATATCTGAAACAATGGCAAAGATCACAGTTCAAAATACCGAAATAGCAGTTGTAAAATACAACGAGGAGGATTATATCAGCCTGACAGACATGGCTCGCAGTCAGATGCAGGAGCATATAATTTTCCGTTGGTTGAGCCTTAAAAGCACCATCGAGTATCTCGGAGAATGGGAAATGCTCTATAATCCCGATTTTAATTGTACCGAATTCGGTACAATTAAAAATGCCGCAGGAAGCAACAACTTTGTGCTATCGGTAAAAACGTGGCTTGAACGGACAAATGCCGTAGGCATACGTTCAAAAGCCGGTCGTTATGGCGGCACATACGCACATCGTGATATAGCTTACCATTTCGGAATGTGGATAAGCCCAAAATTTCAGTTATTGCTTGTTAAAGAGTACCAGCGATTAAAAACGGAGGAGCAGCGGTTATTAGGTTGGTCGGCAAAGCGTGAACTGTCGAAAATCAACTACCGCATACACACCGATGCCATAAAGCAGAACCTTATCCCGGCGGAGGTTACACCTGCACAGGCAAGCATCATCTATGCCAATGAAGCCGACGTGCTGAATGTGGCGATGTTCGGTGTAACGGCAAAGCAATGGCGCGAGGCTCACCCCGACCTGAAAGGCAACATACGAGATTACGCCACAATCAACGAACTTATCTGCCTGTCGAATATGGAAAACCTCAATGCGGTTTTTATCGAGCAGGGAATGACACAAAGCGAGAGACTTGTTAAGCTTAACCGGATAGCCATTCATCAGATGAGTGTATTGGAGAGTGAATGTGACGGTCGTAAATTGTTGAAATAGATTTGTCTATGATTCAATTTGTTGAAAGACGTGACATGTTCAATATACTGGGCGTAAACAATTATGCACCTGATCGTAATACTGTACTGGAGCAATGACAAACTATCCAATTATCTAAGTGTTCACATTATTAAAAATATGAGAAAGCCAATATATATACTGTCGACAGTGTTTGTACTGATATCCATGAGTTGTTCGTATAAGACATATAAATCAATTGCAAACAATGGAAACATGGAAAATATCACAGCTCCACAGGAGGACGGAGCGGTGCAAGAACCTGCATGGACTTATTATGAACGGCTCTCTCATGTTTTCAGTGCTGATTCCTCATGTGTCGGCATTACTGATGACATGGATTTCCCTGACTGGTATTCCGGTTGTTTTGTCAATGACCGGGATAGATTGACTATAAATGTGATTGGAGACACTTTAAGGCTACGCTCAATGTTGACAGAATTACTTGGAGGAAATGAGTTTGATCTGGGGGTGGGTGTATGTTCTATGAAAGAACATATAAAGACCCGCGAATTATTGGATGAGGCAATAAGCAGGAATTATAACAAAATAGCCAAAGGTAATTTAACATCTGGTTCTAATCCTGACGGTACTATAAATATCTGTATTCAAGGCGAAAACGATTCGATTATAGATCTGTTTAGACGATTGGTATTCGATTCTCCCATCTTGAGGTTCAAAGTAGCTCAACAAGTTGGCATTATGTATGATTTTGAGGTGGTTGACATTGACGAAAAGGCATATGTGACACATGAATTACCACCGCAGTTTCCAGGTGGAGATTCCGCTATGCTGAATTATATATACGATAATCTTCGGTATCCAAAAGAAGCATATATTGAAAACATACAAGGTCGTGTTGTTGTGCAGTTTCTTGTTGATAAGACAGGTATAATAGACTCAGTTAAAATAGTGAAAAGCAAGGACTCTTATCTTGATAATGAGGCTCTTAGGATTATAAAGTCTTTTCCGAGGCTTATTCCAGGCAAGTTTGATCTCACTCCTATTGATCAATGGATGACATTACCAATAATGTTTAAACTGTCGGATTACAATGAAAGAAAGAATAAAAAATATCTGGCATTTAAATATGACAATGGCGATGATCCCCTTAAGGATGGGCTTTATCGTATTGTCGATCAACGAGGAAAGATAGGATATGCCGATGAGCAAGGAAACACTGTGATAACACCTCGGTTTGTATATGGATTCCCTTTTGAAAATGGAAAAGCCAGGGTTGCTGATTATGGTGAAAAGAAAGAAGTGGAAGGAAGTAATGGTGAATGCCATTACTGGGAAAGTGATGGCTGGTATTATATTGATAAAACTGGGCGTAAATTAGAGAATTGAGATTGCAGGATTACAAGAGGGTGGTTTATATTTATGGTTACACTGCCAATTATTCTCCGTATAAAAAGAAGTTCAAATATCAAATAAATGTATGGAAAAGACTCTGTAACTGCAAAATCATACGTAAAAAGTGATATAATTTCAGCTTCCTCGTTTAGTTCAAGCTCTTTGCATGTATTGGCGCAAGGTTTTCTGCTATACATATAGTAAATTTGTGTCGCGAATCATTCATGCAATAAAACGTAACGAAGTAATGAAACCGACCGATAAAACTAATCATACCATCAGTTTTGCAGACGTGAGAACGTTCCGGTTTATCAGCGGCTGCTCTCCCAAAATGATAGCCTTTGATTATAATACAATCCCATTGATACATAAGTATGAAGATTCTTCCCGTTTTAAACAGAGCTTGATGAACTTTAATTTCAATCATACTGGAGCGATAGAAAATATCCCTGTTGTTAATCTGACCAATGAAAGGGAAAGATATATGCATCTTATTGAACAGACGTTTGAAATGTAGCTGACATGCAGTTCCGCTTTGGCTCTGATGCAAAATAAAAAGCGTAACGGACACTGTGTCAGTCGGTCCGTTACGCTTTATTTCTATGAGCTCAGTCCGCGATTACTTTGTATTGGCATTGTAATTTGCTTCAAGCTCTTCGGGTGTGATGGAGAACTCCTTGCTCTCTTTGCTGTCTTTGTTGGTGTATTTGAACTTCGCACCGAGATTCGCATCTATAAAAGTCTTGCCCTGCGCACCGATATTCTGGAGTCCCATCTGCTTGGCTTCTTCATTGATTTCGATTGCATTGAACGTATCAGCGTCGGCTATCTCTATGGTATATACCACATAGTCACCTTCTATGGCAAGTCCTGTGAGCGAAATGCCTGCGCCCATAGGCTGGGGGAGCTGGCTGGAGAACTGTTCAAGAGTTTTCTGGACACGTTCACGACCCTCTGCCACGGCGTCATCTGTGCCGTCAGTCTGCTCTGTTGCTGTTTTGTTGTTGCCGCATGATGTAAGAATAGGTAATCCTGCACACATTAATACAGTAGCGATGGAAAATAAAAACTTCTTCATGTCTTTTTCAATATGAATATTCTGTGGTTTGTTTTTCGGTATGCAAAGTTAAGCATAATCTTCCTATTATCGCAAGCCGTGGCGTCATTATCACACTTTATCCCCGGTTCTGCATGCTACCTTTGCCTGTGATATGGCGAAACAAATTACCATTCTTCAGCCACAGCGCATGCGTATGCCGGTTTATACCCCATGGCATATCCATTTCTCTCGTTATCTCGGCAGACCTCTCACTCCTGTCGAGATTTCCGTCATATCCCCACTCGAAAAAGCCCGCGTCAACCGTAATTCGTCCCCGGTATTCATTCTCGACCCTCCCGGCATAGATTCCTCCTGGATACTTCTCCGCTATCAGGAATACCGCCTCCAGGGGCTTCCTGATGCACAAGGTGCACTCTTTATCCCGGGCAAAGACCGTCACAGATACCCGCAGGCAAAGCTGTTGCCGTCTAATATCAGGCTTATCACCCACCGTTGTGTCGATGCTGTCCGTGGCACATCCCCTTATTGCACATTGCTTCTCAATGTCGAGCGTTACTGCACATCCTCCCCCTTTCATTCCTGCACCGACAGGTGGCGTCGGCTCCTATCCTCCATCCTCCCCACCCATAATTCAAGAGGTTTCATCATCATCCACGCCTCCGCAGCAAAGGCAGAGTCTCCGAGCGGCAGTCGCCACATAGCAATATCGGCAGCCATAACACGCCTCATACCATTCAGGTCAGTATCCGCTGTGAAGCGTCAGCACCACCTCCCGGTGGTAGTGGCTCTTCCGTCAATGCCTGATACGCCTCTTACAGAAGAGATATCGGCAATCCTGGCAGAAGTATACTATCCTCCTCCCCATCAAGCCGGGCGGTACGCCGTGCTCCGCAGTCCAAAACTGAACCGCACGGCAAGAGCCCATTGACATATTGGTACACAAAAAACAAAATTCAATATAAAATCATTCCGGTAGGGCGGGGGCGTGCCCCCGCCGCCTTCCCGCTACGGTAACTTTGTTGCCCCTCCTTGGTTGCGTGCCCCCGCCGCTTCCCGCCACGGTAACTTTGAATCCTCTCGCCACGGTAACTTCGCCGCCTGCGGGAAGGCGGTCATCCATTCCTGTACGGCTCAACATGAACCGTGATTATGGAATCCTGACCTAAAAGTTCCCGGAGAGCATACTCCACCGCCGTAGCTATGTCATGCCCCTGTGTGACGGTTATGTCTGGATCAACTTTTATGTGCAGCTCTGCAAGATATGAATGGCCGTTGCGGCGTGTCCGGAGTCGGTGATAAGCCTTGACACCCTCCACAGAGGCAACCGCCTGCTCTATCTCATTGATTTTTTCATTCGGAAGCGAACGTTCGAGTAGTTCATCCACCGAAGGCCTCCCTATCTCGATAGCTGACCAGGCAATGAAGAAAGCGATGATTATTGAAACTATCGGGTCGGCTATCCTCCATTCTTCACCGAGGAAATATCCTAACGACACACCGATGAGTGTGGCTATCGAGGATATAGCATCGCTTCTGTGGTGCCATGCGTTGGCTATAAGTGACGACGAGTCTATCCTCCTTCCTGTCGCGATAGTGTACCGGTATAGCCACTCCTTGGATAATATGGCTATGATAGCCACCGCTATGGTCCATATGTCCGGTCGTGGTAGGGGATTTCCGTTAAGAGAACCTGTGATTGCACGCACACCGGCCCATCCGAGACCTATGGCTACGAGCAGAAGAGTGACCGATATGAGCAGTGACGCGAACGTCTCGAATTTCCCATGCCCGTACGGATGCCTTGAGTCAGCCCCCTTGTAGGCAATCCCTACGAAAGCAAGCACTATAAGGTCCGTGGCAAAGTCACTCAAGGAGTGCACGCCGTCAGCTACGAGCGCATCGCTGTGGCCATAGTGTCCTATGGCTATCTTTATCACCATTAGCACGGCATTGACCCAGAATCCCACCCAGGTCACATGACGGATTATCGAGACTGACATTTTCTATCCTGTTTTAAATAAAAAAAGCAGGGAGGGGCTTGCCCCTCCCTGCTATGTATTAAATTAGTCCGCGGTTGCGGAGGAGAGCGTCAACCGATGGCTCATGTCCGCGGAAGCGTACAAAGAGTTTCATAGGATCCTCGCTGCCACCCATTTCAAGGATGTTCTCCTTGAACGAGCGGGCTGTCTCGGGATCGAAAATACCCTTTTCCGCAAAGAGCTCAAAGCCGTCCGCATCAAGTACCTCGGCCCACAGATAGGTGTAGTAGCCCGATGCATAGCCGTCGCTTCCGAACACATGCTTGAAATAGGGCGAACGGTAACGGTAAGCGATTTCCGATGGCATACCCAGCTTCTCGGCAACCTGCTTTTCGAATGCGTCAACATCTACGGTCTCACCATCGGCTGGCTTGTATGCGCCCCAGGCAAGGTCCAGGAGCGAGGCCCCGGCAAGCTCGGTAGTGGTGAAGCCCTGATTGTGGGTCGATGCTGCCTGTAGTTTTTCTACAAGTTCGTTCGGGATCACTTCGCCTGTCTTGTAATGGAAAGCGAAATCCTTCAGCAGTTCGGGTTCCATGGCCCAGTGCTCGGTGATCTGTGAGGGGAGCTCCACAAAGTCACGGTCAACGTTAGTGCCCGACTGCGAACGGAGCTTGGCGCGGCTCAGCATTCCATGCAGACCATGGCCGAATTCATGGAACATGGTCTCGACCTCATCCAGAGTCAGAAGGGCGGGAGTGTCGCTTGTCGGACGTGTGAAGTTGCCTACATTAAAGATGATGGGACGCTCCACTGTTCCGTCAGGATCAACCGACGATCCCTTAAGCTCATCCATCCATGCGCCCTGACGCTTGGTTGCGCGGGGGAAGTAATCGGTCATGAACACTGCCACATGTTCGCCGCTCTTGATATCGGTGACATCGTAAACGGTAACCTCTGGATTATACTTGGGAGCGTCAGGCATTTCAGTGAACTTCACGCCGTAAAGTTTCTCTGCAAGTGTGAATATACCCTTGCGCACATTGTCAAGCGAGAAGTACGCGCTTACCTCGTTCTCGTCAAGATTGTATTTCTTGGTCCTTACCTTCTCGGCATAGTAGTAGTAGTCCCATGGCTTGATGGTGATATCCTTGCCCTCAGCCTTGGCGTACTCGGTCATCTCGGCTACCTCCTCGTTGGCGCGCTTCACAGCCGGAGCCCATATCTTCATGAGAAGTTCGTTGGCGGCCTCAGGTGTCTTTGCCATCAC
The nucleotide sequence above comes from Duncaniella freteri. Encoded proteins:
- a CDS encoding STM3941 family protein, with the protein product MYWRKVFCYTYSKFVSRIIHAIKRNEVMKPTDKTNHTISFADVRTFRFISGCSPKMIAFDYNTIPLIHKYEDSSRFKQSLMNFNFNHTGAIENIPVVNLTNERERYMHLIEQTFEM
- a CDS encoding M3 family metallopeptidase codes for the protein MKPVKLAARIALSLGIAASATAITMTSCTEQRANPFMEPYGTKYDIPPFESILYSDYLPAVEKGIAEKKAEIKAIAENPEEPTFENTIMAMEKSGQLLSRVTRVFGALNESDGTPEIQELSETIFPMVSSASDEILMDPKLFARVKSLYDRRDSLNLEPNQVRAIELSYKSFVRNGALLSDADKSQLMDINKQLTDLYLKFNKNLLSATNEFELVVENEADLAGIPAGIVATAAEEAKARGKEGKWVFTLHAPSRLPVLKYADSRDIREKMYNGYINLASAAPYDNRPIIGEIVKLRARKADILGFKDFASYMTDNVMAKTPEAANELLMKIWAPAVKRANEEVAEMTEYAKAEGKDITIKPWDYYYYAEKVRTKKYNLDENEVSAYFSLDNVRKGIFTLAEKLYGVKFTEMPDAPKYNPEVTVYDVTDIKSGEHVAVFMTDYFPRATKRQGAWMDELKGSSVDPDGTVERPIIFNVGNFTRPTSDTPALLTLDEVETMFHEFGHGLHGMLSRAKLRSQSGTNVDRDFVELPSQITEHWAMEPELLKDFAFHYKTGEVIPNELVEKLQAASTHNQGFTTTELAGASLLDLAWGAYKPADGETVDVDAFEKQVAEKLGMPSEIAYRYRSPYFKHVFGSDGYASGYYTYLWAEVLDADGFELFAEKGIFDPETARSFKENILEMGGSEDPMKLFVRFRGHEPSVDALLRNRGLI
- a CDS encoding cation diffusion facilitator family transporter, which translates into the protein MSVSIIRHVTWVGFWVNAVLMVIKIAIGHYGHSDALVADGVHSLSDFATDLIVLAFVGIAYKGADSRHPYGHGKFETFASLLISVTLLLVAIGLGWAGVRAITGSLNGNPLPRPDIWTIAVAIIAILSKEWLYRYTIATGRRIDSSSLIANAWHHRSDAISSIATLIGVSLGYFLGEEWRIADPIVSIIIAFFIAWSAIEIGRPSVDELLERSLPNEKINEIEQAVASVEGVKAYHRLRTRRNGHSYLAELHIKVDPDITVTQGHDIATAVEYALRELLGQDSIITVHVEPYRNG
- a CDS encoding TonB family protein, which encodes MENITAPQEDGAVQEPAWTYYERLSHVFSADSSCVGITDDMDFPDWYSGCFVNDRDRLTINVIGDTLRLRSMLTELLGGNEFDLGVGVCSMKEHIKTRELLDEAISRNYNKIAKGNLTSGSNPDGTINICIQGENDSIIDLFRRLVFDSPILRFKVAQQVGIMYDFEVVDIDEKAYVTHELPPQFPGGDSAMLNYIYDNLRYPKEAYIENIQGRVVVQFLVDKTGIIDSVKIVKSKDSYLDNEALRIIKSFPRLIPGKFDLTPIDQWMTLPIMFKLSDYNERKNKKYLAFKYDNGDDPLKDGLYRIVDQRGKIGYADEQGNTVITPRFVYGFPFENGKARVADYGEKKEVEGSNGECHYWESDGWYYIDKTGRKLEN
- a CDS encoding KilA-N domain-containing protein, giving the protein MAKITVQNTEIAVVKYNEEDYISLTDMARSQMQEHIIFRWLSLKSTIEYLGEWEMLYNPDFNCTEFGTIKNAAGSNNFVLSVKTWLERTNAVGIRSKAGRYGGTYAHRDIAYHFGMWISPKFQLLLVKEYQRLKTEEQRLLGWSAKRELSKINYRIHTDAIKQNLIPAEVTPAQASIIYANEADVLNVAMFGVTAKQWREAHPDLKGNIRDYATINELICLSNMENLNAVFIEQGMTQSERLVKLNRIAIHQMSVLESECDGRKLLK